The Apis cerana isolate GH-2021 linkage group LG2, AcerK_1.0, whole genome shotgun sequence genomic sequence TCACAATCTTAACaagaaaagttatataaaaagcGACTGAAAAGTTGCCAGGCCCGCCGTCTCGTTTGTAATCCCAACTCTCCACCAACCCTTCCTCACCGCACTGCTCTCTAGAAGCACTCATAATTACCAAAGTTAATTTGCGAATCGCAATTTAATTGGCCAGTTCTTGAAGGTTCTTTAAACTTTGTCTTCTACGGAGTaaggtttttttttatgagagGTTCGATAtgcttttctaaaaataatgcgTTGAAcggataatcaaatatttcgattcgtataatcgaaaataaatataataccatGAATAAGACGTACAATGAGAAAagctattttctaaaaaaaaaaaaagaaatttgaaaaaaataatcatactaAATACATTGCGTAGATAGAAGCAAATatcatgatatttattatcgtgtgattatcgaaagatttatatctttctattattttatatatagcatGTCTATAGATatacttatatgtatatatgcatacatcttcaatattatatatacatagatattCATTCGTTTTCTTTCATCTCAATTCttgcaaaaaaagatatcaatgtttcgaaaaagaatatatcttcGATTCGTTATCAAGCAATCAAGAACGAATGTTCATAGATATGTGTACgagaatatagaattaaaggaggaataaagaaaagagaaagatgtTAGTTTCCTGAGATTTTACCGCTACCTGTTCTAgctgaaattaaagaaaaaagattctgCGTGACGGCGAGCCTTTTAATTACACGATCTGTGATCTGCCaaacattttttcctttttcttttcatcctttcttcttcactttttttttcctttgtttctTTCACACTTTCTGTTcgtctcttttattttcactctTTTGATCGCTATTCGATCACgcaatttaaatcatttacatatttcaaaGAGTACTTCttcgatgtaaaaataaataaaatgaatttttttttcaaaattcgatcGCGCAATCTGTGCAacgaaattatatcttttctttgacGAAAATTATGACGAATTATGATCcgaatctgtttttttttcttttttcttttcgaaaaacaTCGAAATGTATCGATAATGTTGCATTtatgattcataaattaataattaaactgaTAAACTGATAAAGTGATAAACAAAGGTAATagcatcgaaaaatattagtaattcaaacattttatttaaaatctaaagaaCGTATCCTTTTCCATTGAAATCGTACACAAATGTGTAAAGGGGAAAGAGATTAtgggagaagaaggagaggaagaatcAGTGTTCATCGACGGGAATTCAGAACGTGCAAAAGAGCGAATGCATGAGCATGTTTGTagaatgtaatatatacacacgagGGATGATTCATACACATACCTGCTATCCGCCATCTCAATGGATGTCGGGCCAGGAGAATAAATTAACGAGGTGTTTGTCCGGATGGGATCATCGCTCTTTTTTTCAAGCCGGCTTAAAATCATACTGTCTTTAATAATTACGTCGGCCgaatacattaaatgaaacatGCGTCGCGACGCATTTACCTCTGTCGCTTTTTGATAATGTTATTTACagctttgatttataatagatcATCATTGAATCTCGGCGAATTACTCTTTACATTGTATCATTTCAGAATagaaaagatacaaaatataacGTGTATTGGTAAACTTTATTCGTcacattgaaaatgaaaatgaagaaataattcacCGACTATGCATCgactatgaaaaaaaaaaaaaaaaaaagaaagaaagaaagaaaaaaaaatgagactatatatgatttttcgaataatatattgtaaaaaataatatatgaatcatagttgtataatatttatatatctaataaataattgttcaaaggttaaaaaagatacattcaagaaatttattaataaaacactaatatttaatttaagcatatacatttgaataataataactgttATCAtagtattctatatttaacgaGAAAGATGATAACGTATCGTTgagattcaatatttttctttcaagaatAGGAACAGTTTCATAAtacatcataaatttttacttatatgaGATTCcaaaaaatccatttttttaatcttttagggaaatattttatatattttatgtatataaaaaaaatctaaatcactgtaatgaaaagatttagaaaatattcgtttaattatgatttataatatcatttacagataaagattaaataaaatgagttATATCATTGATActgatattcaaaataataattagatcaaaaacaacaaatatatcatttttttatttatatcaaagattattatataagatttctatatttgtgcaataatatgttttaacataataatacttacttaaaagaaagaaatgatgaatttccaaaattatatttctttaatattgaataattaagaaactgatacaatttttaggataatccaataaattggaatagaaaaaaaaaactttaataaaatgtatatatttaaattataagttcaTAGCACTTTCAAACAGTTCCaacattcttttcatttctttgcTAAAAgttcagaaaaaagaaaaaaaacgttaacaagaatgataagaaataaagtatgagggaatatatatatatatatatatatatatatgtaaaattaaatattccgatacttacattttttccgctaatttatatacaggtcccattgattttgataattcttCACATTTTGCCATTAATTGATACatcgatttaatattatgatccACCGCATCGCACGTTTTACAAACTGCATCCCTATATGTTTCTAAACAACCTACCGTGAGTGCGGAAGcctaaaagtaattttattataaaatctttttaaaaatttaatgaaaagatgaaaaagaataaatagatgataaaaaaattacactatGCAAAATAGCTGCTAAATTTTCTGTTAATGCATCAACGGATGTGGCCACTTTTCTCGCTTCCATCTCTAATTCATTTAAGACATTATGATCAAGAAGAGGCACCTGAGGCGTTAAGGCTTGCCTATATAAACAAGGTGTAGAACTTCGAGAACCAGGAAATGATGgagtttctcctttttttgtcACGGGActggataatttaattttgttttctaaatCTTCTGCAACAAATAATACCATATCGCCATCTTGCATCACTGTTCCCTCAAGTTGCAAATATCCCATGGCTTTATGATAACTTGGAGGATCTATATCTTCATCCTCAATTGGGCTAGACTCCCTATTTCTTAAGTTCAATTGATCTGGTCTAGTACCAATTCCATTCATTTTATCTAAGCTTTCTTCCAAAAACTTTTTCCCATCAATATCCGGAGAATCGATCAATGATCTTAATTCAGAAATAGGTGGTGATGATTGTGAATCGAATGATATTTCCGAATAAGAGGCTGTCATCTCATGTAACTGAAATGATTATAATCAATCTCCTTAATATAATCctttgtaattaattgtattttgcaAATACAAATACTGTCCTTACACacgatttattaaatctaaccTTACTCTGTCTTCATCGTAGTCAATAGTTGTATTTTTCTCGCTACGTATTGTCGTTCCTTGTTTTGGATATGTTTCTCCTTCTTCCGATTCCATATTTaacaaacaattaatatttttcacacgtttttactaaataatacgaattcttatttcatttgtatcaCGATGATTAAACAAAACAGATAAACACTGTTACAAATTCACAATTATTGATTCGTAAGGAGAATTTTCATTAGATTTCTAATGTTATGTATTCGccttaatatatgaatatatatcacAAATTCTATACGTACTATACATagttataaatctataattattgaatttttgctACAATTCTTActtcaattg encodes the following:
- the LOC107992462 gene encoding BLOC-1-related complex subunit 6, which codes for MESEEGETYPKQGTTIRSEKNTTIDYDEDRLHEMTASYSEISFDSQSSPPISELRSLIDSPDIDGKKFLEESLDKMNGIGTRPDQLNLRNRESSPIEDEDIDPPSYHKAMGYLQLEGTVMQDGDMVLFVAEDLENKIKLSSPVTKKGETPSFPGSRSSTPCLYRQALTPQVPLLDHNVLNELEMEARKVATSVDALTENLAAILHSASALTVGCLETYRDAVCKTCDAVDHNIKSMYQLMAKCEELSKSMGPVYKLAEKIKEMKRMLELFESAMNL